The sequence GTAAAAAATATCCTTTTTCATTCTAATCATTTTCGTGGGAACTTCTTTGACAGTTCAATGCTAAAAACCGTCCCTTGTCCAAGTTTACTTTTAACTTTAACTGTCCCTTTGTGAGCTTCCATTAAATGTTTAACAATCGCTAAACCAAGCCCAGTACCACCTGAATTACGGTCCCTTGCCTTATCCACCCGATAAAAGCGTTCAAAAATTCTTGGGATTTCCTTCTTCTCGATTCCCATTCCCGTATCTTCTACATGTACGGTTACTTTTTTAGCACTTTCCTCCATGGAGATTACTACTTTTCCGTCATTAGGTGTGTAAGATACGGCATTCGATATAATATTAATGAAAACTTGCTTTAGTCGATAAGCGTCCCCTTCAATAAGGAATTTGTCAGAAGCTTTATCAAACTTAATCATAATGTTCTTTTTTGTTGCTCTTCCAGCGACTATGCTAATTGATTCCTCAAGGATGAGGTTTAAATTAACTGGTTGAATAGTCAAGGAGAATCCTTCATTTTCAATTTTGGACAGTTCTAATAAATCGTAGATGAGCGACTGAAGTCTGTCACTCTCTTTTAAAATAATTGATAAAAATGATTCCAATGTTTCCTTGTCTTCCATTGCACCATCTAATAAAGTTTCCGCAAAACCTTTAATCGATGTAACAGGCGTTTTTAATTCATGAGAGACATTAGCAACAAAGTCTTTTCTTGTTTGTTCCAATTTTTTAATTTCTGTAATATCATGAAAAACAAGGAGAATTCCTTTCCACACATCATTGGTGCCTAAAATCGGTACACCGTAAACTTCAAAATGACGCCGTTCAATTTTTAACGGAATCACAAGCTGCTTTCTGACCTTTTGTTCCGTCATAAAAATATCTTCAATGATTTTATTAATTTCCTTATGTTTAATAACCTCATAATAGAGCTTGTACAAGTATTGTGATGATTTTACATCAAATATTTCTTTATATGTACGATTGACTAAGTTGATGTACCCATGCCCATCAATTAAAATTAATCCGCTCCCCATATTTTCAATCAAGGTACTTAAACGATCTTTTTGCATCTCATGCGCTTTCATCATATCTTGTAAATTACGAGCGAGAATATTTAAAGAGGAGTTCAGCATGCCAATTTCACCATTTTGATCTTCAAAAGTCCGAGCATGGTAATTTCCCTTTGCTAATTCAAATGCTAATTTCGTAGCCCGTTCAATAGGTCTAGTATAACGATTCATAATATTGCGACCAAGAATGACAATCACAATAAAAGCAAAACTGAAGCTAATGGTCAATAGCCACCAAATTTGCGAATAAGCATGTTTAAGTTCGTCCGTCTTGGAGCTAACCAACACAAACCCTTGTTTTGAACCATCGGTATGAATAGGCTCCCAAAAATACTGGACAGTCACATTTTTCATCCAGGTATAATCCGATTTTGGATTTGTTTGATTTGCAAACATATTTGTTAATGCTGTTTCATATTCTGCTTGATCTTCTTCGATGACTTCTCCACTTTCAAGCACGATATTTCCATTCCGATCGAAAATGGTAATTCTTGCATCTAATTCATGACTAAACTCTGAAATTCTATTCTCATTAAATGAATGGATCCCACCAGCGCCTTCTATATATGAGGAGACTAGTCTAGTTTCTTTGACTAAGTGTTCATCAAAGTTTTTTAAATAAAAAGTATTAAAGATTTGTCCTAATATAATGCCCATGACGATTAGGACAATAATAAGTAGAGCTAATAGAGCAAAAAGAATTTTTGAACGAAACTTGATCATTCCACTTTTGGCTCCTCAAGCTTATAGCCTAATCCCCTTATCGTTTTAATATAAACTGGTTTTTTTGTGTTATGTTCAATTTTTTCACGTAAATGACTAATATGAACGTCGACAATTCTCGTATCTCCGGCAAAATCATAATTCCAAACCGCACTTAATAATTGATCACGAGTTAATACCCTGCCCTTATTCTTTGCTAGGTATAAAAGCAATTCAAATTCCTTTGGTGTGAGTTCTAGTAATTTCTCACCATAATAAGCCTCATATTGCTCTGGATAAATCGATAAGTTGCTGATAACCAATTGCTCTAATTCCTTTTGTTCCGCCTGTTCTGCAGAATCATCTTGGATTTGTGATCTTCTTAAAATCGCCTTGACACGAGCAACGACCTCTCGAGGGCTAAATGGCTTTGTCATATAATCATCCGCACCGAGTTCTAGTCCAAGAACTTTATCAAATTCATCATCTTTTGCTGTCAACATTAAAATTGGTGTAAAGTTTTTTTGTTGTCGAAGTTCCTTACAAACTTCTAAACCATCCATGGAAGGTAACATCAAATCAAGTATAATTAAATCAGGATTTTCCCTCAAGGCCGTGTTTTTTCCGTCTTCTCCGTCCATTTCAGTGATAACTTCATAACCAGCCTGTTTTAAATTATACTGAAGTAATGTTACGATTGACTTTTCATCATCAACAACAAGTACTTTTTTCCCCATTTTAGCCTCCGTTTGAAAAGAAATATTTACCCCGTTACATATATCCAAAGTTCCTTAATTTATACTATACACATAATATTTACAGTTGTACATTACAAAAAATTACACGATTTGCATAGAATGAGGAAAATTAAAAAATTCGAGGATCTACTCCTCGAATTTTTTTACCCATTTAAGCTAATACAGCCATCACATTCTTTACAGCTTCGACTGAACGATCAAGTGCTGTCTTTTCAGCATCTGTTAATTCTAGTTGAATAACTTTTTCAAGACCATTTCCGCCAATAATCGTTGGTACCCCTAGATAAATCCCGTTGTACCCATACTCCCCTTCAAGGTAAGCAATCGTTGGTAATACACGACGTTGATCTTTAACAATCGCTTCTACCATTTCTGTTAATGCAGCTGCAGGCGCATAATAGGCACTTCCATTGCCTAATAGGTTAACAATTTCTCCGCCGCCTTTACGAGTACGCTCTACAATTGCTTCTAGTCGGTCCTCAGGAATTAGTGCTTCTAATGGAATTCCACCTGCATAAGAGTAACGAACAAGTGGTACCATGTCATCTCCATGACCACCTAACACAAAGCCTGTAATGTCTTTAACTGAAAGGTTTAACTCTTGGGCAACAAATGTCCGGAACCGGGCTGTATCTAGTACTCCTGATTGTCCAATCACACGATTTTTCGGAAAGCCTGACTCTTTATATACGGTGTAAGTCATCGCATCTACTGGATTTGTTAACACGATAATATAACAATTCGGAGAGTACTTAACGATTTCTTTTGTGACAGACTTCATAATTTTTTGGTTTGTTTGAACTAAATCATCACGACTCATGCCTGGCTTACGTGCGATTCCAGCTGTAATAATAACAATGTCAGAGTCCTTTGTATCTTCATAGTTGGAGGTTCCAATAATATTAGCATCAAACCCTTGAACAGGACTAGCTTCCAACATATCTAATGCTTTCCCTTTTGTTGGATTTTCCATTTGTGGAATATCAACTAAAACGACATCCCCCAATTCCTTTTGTCCGATGAAAAGTGCTGTTGTAGCTCCCGTAAAACCACTGCCGATAATTGAAATTTTCTTACGCTTAATCCCCATCGTTCAATCTCTCCCCTATTGATCTTATAATTTGATACTACTATGAAACAACTTGTTATTGAAAAATAAAGCATTGTCGTTTTATTAGATGTATATAAATTTAATTTATTTAAAAGAATTTGAATATTAAGTCTACAATTGTTAAAAAGAATGGTCTAATTTCGTCAGTTTAAACTGACGAAACATTAGACCATCTTTTTAAAATCATGATTATTACATGTTTTTAATTAACTCATTACCAAATTCAGAACATTTAACTTCAGTTGCTCCATCCATTAAGCGAGCAAAATCATAAGTAACGATTTTTGAAGCAATTGTTTTTTCCATTGATTTCGTGATTAAGTCTGCTGCTTCATTCCAGCCAAGGTGTTCTAACATTAATACTCCTGAAAGAATAACAGAAGATGGATTTACTTTGTCTAGGCCTGCATATTTTGGAGCTGTACCATGTGTAGCTTCAAAAATAGCATGTCCAGTTACATAGTTAATGTTAGCACCAGGTGCAATTCCGATTCCGCCGACTTGTGCTGCTAAAGCATCGGAGATATAGTCTCCATTTAAGTTCATTGTTGCTACAACTTCAAATTCGCTTGGACGAGTTAAGATTTGTTGTAAGAAGATATCTGCAATGGAATCTTTCACAATGATTTTACCCGCTGCTTCTGCTTCAGCTTGCGCTTTGTTTGCTGCATCTACACCTTGTTCTTCCTTAATGCGATCATACTGATTCCAAGTAAACACTTTATCAGCATATTCTTTTTCAGCTACTTCATAACCCCATTTTTTAAATCCGCCTTCCGTATACTTCATAATGTTACCTTTATGAACCAATGTTACGGATTTTCTACCTTCCTTGATGGCATAATCAATGGCAGCACGTACTAGACGGCTTGTCCCTTCTTCTGATACCGGCTTAATTCCGATCCCTGAAGTTTCTGGGAAACGAATTTTGTCTACACCAAATTCATTTTGTAAAATGCTGATTAATTTTTTTGCATTTTCTGAACCCATTTCATATTCAATACCAGCATAAATATCTTCAGTGTTTTCACGGAAAATAGCCATGTTTGTATCTTGAGGGCGTTTGACCGGTGATGGAACCCCTTCAAACCAACGTACTGGACGTAAACATACATAAAGATCCAATTCTTGGCGAAGTGCTACGTTTAGAGAACGAATCCCCCCACCAACTGGAGTTGTTAATGGTCCTTTAATCGCAATTAAATACTCGCGGATTAGATCAAGTGTTTCTTTAGGAAGCCACTCACCCGTTTGGTTGAATGCCTTCTCCCCTGCAAGTACCTCTTTCCACTGTATCTTACGTTCGCCATTATAAGCCTTTTCAACTGCTGCATCTAATACCTTTGAAGCAGCTGCCCAAATATCGGGACCTGTTCCATCACCTTCAATAAATGGAACGATTGGATTGTTTGGTACATTTAATACTCCGTTTGTTACTGTGATTTTTTCTCCTGTCATGTTAACCTCTCCTCCATGTCTGCACTTAATATGTAAGACTAGAGGCTATACAAGAAAATCCTGAACAGCCTCTAATACAACATAACAAATTTAAACATCTTCTTTATCATATATTCTTGAGAGACCGTTGCGCTTTAATTAGGCACGTCTTTCAATGGAAACATATTCTTGCATTCCAGGGCCCGTGTACTCAGCACGTGGACGAATTAAGCGATTATTTTCATATTGTTCTAGAATATGTGCTAACCAACCTGAAACGCGACTAATTGCAAATATAGGTGTAAATAAATCATGGTCGATTCCTAAACTATGATATACAGATGCTGAGTAAAAGTCCACATTTGGCGGCAACTTCTTTTCACCTGTGACAATCTTTTCAATTTTAATGGACATGTCGTAGTACTGCGGCTGACCTGTTAAGGTTGTTAATTTCAGCGACATTTCCTTTAAGTGTTTGGCACGAGGGTCCCCGTTTTTGTATACACGATGACCAAATCCCATGATTTTCTCTTTCTTGATTAACTTTTCACGTATATATGTTTCAACGTTATTAGGCGTACCGATTTCCATCAGCATTTTCATAACTGCTTCATTTGCCCCGCCATGTAACGGACCTTTTAATGCACCAATCGCTGCTGTAATCCCTGAATAAATATCAGATAGTGTAGCAACACAAACCCTAGCTGTGAATGTAGATGCATTTAATTCATGATCAGCATGCAAAATCAAGGCTTTATCCATTGCTTCGATTGCAATAGGATCAGGCTCTTTTCCTGATAACATATATAAAAAATTTGCAGCAAAACTTAATTCTTCTCTTGGTGGGACAGGCTCCAACCCTTTACGAATGCGCGCAAAGGCTGCCACGATTGTTGGGATTTGAGCTTGCAAGCGAATGGCTTTATGATAATTGGCTTCTGGATCCATTTTATCTGCTTCAGAATCATATAGCGCTAATTGAGATACAGCTGTTCTAAGTGCTGCCATCGGATGAACTCGATCAATTGGATATGTTTTGAATCCATCAAGGACTTCATGAGGTAGTTGGGCGCTCGAGCTGAGTTGCTGCTTTAATTGGTCTAATTGAGGTGCTGTAGGTAACTTTCGATGCCATAATAAGTAGATTACTTCTTCAAAACTAGCATTCTCTGTTAAGTCATCAATATTATAGCCTACATATGTTAATGTATCATTAATGATTGAACTTACGGAAGAAGTAGCTGCCACAACCCCTTCAAGGCCACGCGTAACTGTCATATAAATTCCTCTCCTTTTTATGAATATTCCCCATGAAAATGAAATCCCCCATGCTCAAAGTACATTATTAGTTTATTCAATTAACTAGGAATTATCAGAAATAATTTTCTGAATCTTATTAAATAATTATGCAGGTTATACAAAAATAGATCTTAGATACATATATCTGGTAAGGTGATAGTCGAAAGATGAATTGAGCGGATGTTCAATTATAAACGAAAAGAAAATGCTTTCATAATTGTAAAAAACATATTTTTACATTTTTCATTATATACAATTATCTGATTTTGCACAATTTTAAAAACTTGAAAACAGGATAAAAATTATTAATCGATTAAAAGAATTGCATGATTTTCATGGCTAAATAAGCAATCCCTGCCCCAATTAATGGGCCTACAGCTACCCCTTTAAATAGTGCCACCGAGATAATGGTTCCTAGTACTAGAGCTGTTGTTATATGTGGATCCTTCGCTAAAAGGGTAACTCCACCTTTAGCGAGAAGAGCAACTGCGATACCGGATATAAGAGCAATCCATGCATAGGAAGATTTAAAGGCACCGAGTAAATCCTTAAAGCCGATATCCCCACTTGCAATGGGTGCTAAAACAGCGATGGTAATGACCGTTACTCCCCAATTAATCCCCTTTGTCTGTATAACAGAGAAAACTTTAGAATCTAAACCGCTTAATTTTAAAATCATTAAGAAAACAACCGCAATGGTTAATGATTGGTTTTTGGCAACAAGGCCAATCACTAATAGTAATAATAAAAATAATGTAGCTTGCGAGAACAAGGAAAAAGCTCCCTTCTGTCTAATATTTTATCATACCTGTTTATCCTCATAAAAGCGTTTTTATTAAAAATCACATGACCTATATTTGATTTTGTTTACAAGTTACATATCTTGCTTTATGTTCAAAGTAGAAGGTTTCTTTTGACCATAGTTCTAATAAAGGCAGGTGTTATCATTTGAACCGGATTTATTTCAATCGGATGTTAAGATTTTTATTCGTTGTTGGAATTACCATTTTTTCACTCTTATGTATTTTTTACCTAACAAAAGTTACTTATCCATTCATTATTGGACTAGCCATTGCTTTTTTTATTAACCCACTCGTTAATTTTTTTCACAGAAAGTGTAAAATGCCTAGGTCCCTCTCTGTCATTTTAGTTTTAATGATTGTATTTGCTGTTTTTGCTGGATTGATTACACTATTAATCGCTGAAATTGTTTCTGGAGCTGAGTATTTAGCAAAAGTAGTTCCTCACCAACTAGAAACATTAATTACCCACTTGGAGTATTTATTTGTTTCACAAATTATTCCGCTTTATAATCAGGTTGAAAACCTTGTTGATAACTTGGGGAGCGACGGACAAGAGACCATTGTTAACAATATTCAAAATGTAGGCAACACCATCGGAAGTTCACTCGGAGGGTTTATCCAGAAGTTTTTTGAATTTATTCCGACTATCATTTCTTGGTTTCCAAATGCTGCAACAGTTTTAATCTTTTCCTTACTCGCCACTTTTTTTATCAGTAAAGATTGGGACAGATTGTCGAGGCTCGGAGTCAAATTAGTACCAAAACAGGTGAAAAAAAGCGGGAAAACGGTCTTTATTGATTTAAAAAAAGCCTTATTCGGTTTTTTAAAAGCCCAGGTAACACTAATCTCGATTACAACAGTTATTATCCTGATAGGTTTAATCATTTTACGTGTGGACTATGCCATAACGATTGCCCTTATTACCGGTTTTGTCGATGTGTTGCCTTATTTAGGGACGGGATTAATTTTTGTTCCTTGGATCGTATATGAGATGATTACTGGTAATACCGCAATGGCGCTTGGTCTAGGTGTTTTATACCTTGTTGTTCTTGTACAAAGGCAAGTCATGGAACCAAAAGTTCTTTCAGCCAATATAGGAATGGACCCACTCGCAACACTCATCTCTTTATTTGTCGGTTTTAAATTAATTGGTTTTTTAGGCTTAATCATCGGACCTGTTACCCTTGTCATCCTAACGACCTTACATAAAGCAAATGTATTTCGCGATTTATGGACATATATTAAAGGTGAGGAGATTCATCCTTAATCAAAACATCATAAAATAAAAAAAGGAGGCTGTGTTCATAGGTTGTATACAGCCCCCTTCACAACTATTATTTTAGATTACACTTGCATGCCCGTTATAAATAACGCCTCTTTGCGGATCTACTGTAATTTCTTGACCATCTTTTAAGATCTTTGTTGCATCTTCTACCCCAACCAATACAGGAATACCTAAATTCAAGCCCACTACCGCTCCGTGACTTGTAAGTCCACCTTCTTCAGTAATTAGAGCTACGCATTTCTCAATGGCAGGAACCATTTCCTTGTCCGTACCTTTTACGACTAAAATCGAACCTTCTTTAACTTTCGATAATGCTTCTTCTAGATTATTTGCAACTACTGTTTTTCCATAAGCGGATTTACGTCCAATTCCTTGAGCTTTTGCTAAAATATCTCCTACTACATGGATTTTCATTAAGTTTGTTGTACCTGATTCACTTACAGGAACTCCAGCAGAAATGATCACTAAATCGCCATGTGAAATATACCCGCTGTTCAAACTTTCATCTACTGCATTATCAAGCATTTCATCAGTAGAGTTAGATGTACCTCCAAGAACTGGATAAACCCCAGAAACTAACGCTAAGCGTCTTAAAACAAATTCATGAGGTGTAACAGCGACAATCGGAGACTTTGGACGATACTTAGAAACCATTCGAGCCGTATAACCGCTTTCTGTAGCTGTAATAATAGCTTTAGCCCCCAGATTTAATGCTGTATGAGCAACAGATTGTCCAATTGCATCTGTGATCGAATAATCAATGTCCTTACTATGTGAAGATAAAATCTTCTTATGATCTACAGCAGATTCAGTCCGTGAAGCAATATTATGCATTGTTTGTACTGCTTCGACTGGATAACTACCTGCAGCTGTTTCTCCTGAAAGCATAATTGCATCTGTTCCATCCAAAATAGCATTCGCTACGTCACTTGCCTCTGCGCGAGTTGGACGAGGGTTGCGCTGCATGGAATCCAACATTTGCGTTGCTGTAATAACCGGCTTACCATATTTATTACATTTCTTAATTAAATTCTTTTGCACAAGCGGCACTTCTTCTGCAGGAATTTCCACACCAAGATCTCCACGAGCAACCATTAATCCTTGGGACACTTCTAGGATTTCATCAATATTATCGACCCCTTCTTGATTTTCAATCTTAGGGATAATTTGAATATAATCCGCATTATTTTCTTCAAGTAATCGTCTGATTTCAAGCACATCAGAAGCTCTACGAACAAAAGAAGCTGCGATAAAGTCTACTTGTTGTTCGATTCCGAATAAAATATCTTTGGCATCCTTTTCTGTTATTCCTGGTAATCTTACGGATACACCTGGTACGTTTACCCCTTTTTTATTTTTTAAGGTTCCACTATTTAAAACCTTAACATGGATATGACCTTTGTCTGTATCAATTTTTTCAACTTCAAGACCGATTAATCCGTCATCAAGAAGAATTTTGGAGCCAATATGAACATCTTCAATTAAGCCTTCATATGTAATGGAGAACATCTCCGGTGTACCTTCTACTTCTGTCATCGAAATAATTGTAGATTGTCCTGATGTCAATTCGATGGAACCGTTCACCATATTATGTGTACGAATTTCTGGTCCCTTTGTGTCTAATAGAATCCCCACATTTTTCCCAGTTTGCTTTGCTGCTTCACGGATGTTCTTGATTCGCGCGGCATGTTCATCATGATCCCCATGTGAAAAGTTTAACCGGGCTACATTCATTCCAGCTTCCATTAGCGAAACTAATTTTTCTAAGCTTTCACTAGCCGGTCCAATCGTACAGACAATTTTTGTTTTACGCATTATTTATCCTCCTGTATCCAATTAGATGGAAAGTTCTTTTGATAATCGTAATAGATCTAAATCAATATGATGGATTTCACTTAACACTTTTGTTATATCACTATCAACGATCACATTATTTTGAATTCCAACCGCTCTTCCGCCCCTGTTTTCTAGTAATAATTCAACTGCTCTTGCCCCTAATCGACTTGCTAACACTCGGTCAAATGCACTAGGGGAACCGCCGCGTTGAATATGTCCTAATACAGAAACCCGCGTATCGATATTTGATAATTCTTTAATTTGTTTCCCAATGTCAGGACCACTTGCCACACCTTCAGCCACAATAATAATACTGTGTTTTTTGCCCCGCTCTTGACCTTTTTTCAAACGGGCGCAAATTTCTGGAATGTTGTAGTTTTCCTCTGGAATGATAATCGTTTCTGCCCCACCAGCTAGTCCGGCACTTAAGGCAATATCACCCGCATCCCTACCCATCACTTCAATAATAAATGTTCGTTCATGGGATGTAGCAGTGTCTCTGATTTTATCAATTGCATCAATGACTGTATTTAAAGCTGTATCATAGCCAATTGTATATTGAGTTCCACTAATATCGTTATCAATGGTTCCAGGTACTCCAACACAAGGTATGCCATGCCCTGTTAAAGCCTTTGCCCCTCGGTAAGAACCATCCCCACCAATGACAACGACCCCTTCAATGCCTGCTTTTTTTAATTGTTCAACCGCTTTTAACTGAACTTCTTCCTCTTTAAATTCTGGAAGTCGAGCTGAAAGAAGCATCGTGCCTCCGCGATGAATAATATCACCAACAGAGCCTAAGTTTAACTGTTCGATATTTCCACTGATTAGACCGGCATATCCGCCGAAGATTCCAAACACTTCTACGTTATGATAAATCGCCTTCCGAACAACTGCCCTAACAGCAGCGTTCATTCCAGGTGCATCTCCTCCACTAGTCAAAACCGCAATTTTTTTCATTGCTATTCCTCCTACTCATCCATTCAGTCAAAATATGTATAATACACTAAATATAAGGATTATCTATAAAATAGCATGAAGAAATTATTATCTCAACTAAGTGACGAATAGACGAAATTGTTATTAAACTGAAACCGTTTTATTCATTACCAATATCACATAACCACTGTGTTAACTGAAGAATGGTTCACTTGCAACTATATTAATTGTTATAGTTAAAATTTTGGCTGAGATCCCAATTTTTGCCAAACTTATCTCTCATTCTAACCCCAAAAAGAAAAACGTACTAGAAACAGTACGTTTTTAATTTACCCCTATAATATCTTTTAATAACGAGATTTCGCCTATTTTTTTAAATTTTTCATACCGATGGGCTACAAGCTGTTCACCGTTCATCGTTAATAAATCTTTTAAAGAATTCTTTAATACAGCATCCATTTTGACAGCTTGCTCATTTACGTCTTTATGAGCGCCACCCTTTACTTCAGGTATCACTTCATCGACTATCTCTAATTCTTTTAAATCAGGTGCAGTAATTTTCATGGATTCTGCAGCTTGTTTTGCATGAGAAGAATCCTTCCATAATATTGATGCTGCTCCTTCAGGCGAAATGACCGAGTAAGTAGAGTTCTCAAGCATTAATATATGGTTGCCGACCCCTAATGCAAGAGCTCCACCGCTACCACCTTCGCCTATAACAACACAAATAATTGGAACTGTAAAGCCGCCCATTTCAAATAAATTACGAGCGATCGCCTCACTTTGTCCTCTTTCCTCTGCTGACTTTCCTGG is a genomic window of Niallia sp. XMNu-256 containing:
- the accA gene encoding acetyl-CoA carboxylase carboxyl transferase subunit alpha, producing the protein MVGELGFEKPIIELRQKIADLKVFTKESDVDLTSEIEKLESRLGKLEKDIYSNIKPWDRVQIARHPNRPTTLDYISILFTDFFECHGDRTFGDDEAIVGGIAKYHGLPVTVIGHQRGKDTKENIRRNFGMPHPEGYRKALRLMKQADKFGRPIICFIDTKGAYPGKSAEERGQSEAIARNLFEMGGFTVPIICVVIGEGGSGGALALGVGNHILMLENSTYSVISPEGAASILWKDSSHAKQAAESMKITAPDLKELEIVDEVIPEVKGGAHKDVNEQAVKMDAVLKNSLKDLLTMNGEQLVAHRYEKFKKIGEISLLKDIIGVN